In Oscillatoria salina IIICB1, a genomic segment contains:
- a CDS encoding XisI protein, which produces MDKLEEYRQVICSFLKEQGEIIPINGTIETETIFARETDRYLLLHLGWNNQQRIYAVIIHLEVREGKVWIQQNTTDFSIAEELLERGIVREDIVLGLKPAFVREYTGFGVA; this is translated from the coding sequence ATGGATAAGTTAGAAGAATATCGTCAGGTTATTTGTAGTTTCTTAAAAGAACAAGGGGAGATTATTCCGATTAATGGTACAATTGAAACGGAAACTATTTTTGCTCGTGAAACAGACCGCTATTTATTATTACATTTAGGTTGGAATAATCAGCAAAGAATCTATGCTGTAATCATCCATCTTGAGGTTAGGGAAGGAAAAGTTTGGATTCAGCAAAATACGACTGATTTTTCTATAGCTGAGGAGTTATTAGAACGGGGAATTGTTAGGGAAGATATCGTTTTAGGTTTGAAACCTGCTTTTGTTCGGGAATATACGGGGTTTGGCGTTGCTTAA
- a CDS encoding nucleotidyltransferase family protein: MEIKQLLAEKREEILQIAAKHGADNVRIFGSVARGEANKESDIDFLINVGEKHSPWFPGGLLADLEDLLGCKVDIVTENGLHQLIRERVLSEAIPL; encoded by the coding sequence ATGGAAATCAAACAACTACTAGCAGAAAAACGCGAAGAAATCCTCCAAATTGCAGCTAAACATGGTGCTGACAATGTGCGTATTTTTGGTTCAGTTGCGCGAGGAGAAGCGAATAAAGAAAGCGATATAGATTTTTTAATTAATGTTGGTGAAAAACACAGTCCTTGGTTTCCAGGAGGTTTATTAGCCGATTTAGAAGATTTGCTTGGTTGTAAAGTAGATATTGTTACCGAGAATGGACTTCATCAATTAATTCGCGAACGAGTTCTTTCTGAAGCTATACCATTATGA
- a CDS encoding type II toxin-antitoxin system HigB family toxin produces the protein MEHADSEQPLKAWFHDVSRLDWQSPTDIKNIYANASILPNNRVIFNIKGNDYRLIVHVRYDIGIVFIRFIGTHQEYDKIDATTI, from the coding sequence TTGGAACACGCTGATTCAGAACAGCCTTTAAAAGCATGGTTTCATGATGTATCTCGCCTGGATTGGCAGAGTCCGACAGATATCAAAAATATTTATGCTAATGCCAGTATTTTGCCGAATAATCGGGTTATTTTTAATATCAAAGGGAATGATTATCGTCTCATTGTTCATGTTCGCTATGACATAGGAATTGTCTTTATTCGCTTTATCGGAACCCATCAAGAATATGACAAAATTGATGCAACAACTATTTAG
- a CDS encoding YcjF family protein — MPLPRLLTLIIGVIFILGMTLLLVDSIFQLYAEIAFTAPLLANLLLLLIIVLLAVIIGAFAYYFHLSTSGGAKKTTQRRQAAKIPAQKNEAASYNLQAVRQQVDKIQDEVAREALLKRSQEIEANLARGEIRVIVFGTGSAGKTSVVNALIGRMVGEVGAPMGTTQAGETYCLQLPGLAREIYITDTPGILEAGVAGTEREQLARELATQADLLLFVVDNDLRASEYEPLRNLAQIGKRSLLVFNKVDLYSPEDETAILAKLRERVHSFIAPSDIVTVCANPQPVPLETGEIVQPDPEIFALLKRLAAVLRAEGEDLIADNILLQSQRLSEEARKLIDKQRRRQADKIIDRYQWLVAGAIAVTPLPGVDLLAAAAVNAQMVVEIGKVYDLQLDLESGRELALSLGKTLVSLGVVKGAVQLLSTALQLNIATYLVGKAIQGVTGAYLTRIAGKSFIEYFRQGQDWGDGGITEVVQRQFKLARKDEFVKSFVNQAIAQVVKPLTDNFEQLEQPQEPEETVELEVEEVVIDDWEIPTPRQDDW; from the coding sequence ACTGCACCTCTACTGGCAAATTTGCTCCTACTGTTAATTATTGTGCTGTTGGCGGTAATTATTGGCGCTTTTGCTTATTATTTTCATCTTTCTACCTCTGGAGGTGCGAAAAAAACTACTCAGCGTCGTCAAGCTGCGAAAATTCCGGCGCAAAAAAATGAGGCGGCGAGTTATAATTTGCAAGCGGTACGACAGCAGGTAGATAAGATTCAAGATGAGGTAGCACGAGAAGCACTGCTGAAGCGATCGCAGGAAATTGAAGCTAATTTAGCACGAGGTGAGATCCGAGTTATCGTTTTTGGTACCGGAAGTGCTGGCAAAACTTCGGTGGTTAATGCTTTAATTGGACGTATGGTTGGCGAAGTGGGTGCGCCGATGGGAACTACCCAAGCTGGAGAAACTTATTGTTTACAATTACCTGGTTTAGCGCGCGAAATTTATATTACTGATACACCGGGAATTTTGGAAGCTGGTGTTGCTGGTACGGAAAGAGAACAATTAGCCAGAGAGTTAGCAACCCAAGCAGATTTATTATTATTTGTAGTTGATAACGATTTACGCGCTTCGGAATACGAACCTTTAAGAAATTTGGCGCAAATTGGGAAACGCAGTCTCTTAGTTTTCAATAAAGTTGACCTTTATTCCCCCGAAGATGAAACAGCAATTCTCGCTAAATTACGCGAACGAGTGCATTCTTTTATTGCTCCTTCAGATATTGTCACCGTCTGTGCAAATCCGCAACCAGTACCTTTAGAAACTGGGGAAATTGTCCAACCAGATCCAGAAATATTTGCTCTGTTAAAGCGTCTCGCGGCAGTTTTACGCGCCGAAGGAGAAGATTTAATTGCTGATAATATCTTATTACAATCGCAGCGACTTTCTGAGGAAGCACGGAAATTAATTGATAAACAAAGACGCAGACAAGCTGATAAGATTATAGACCGTTATCAGTGGCTTGTGGCTGGCGCGATCGCGGTAACTCCTCTTCCTGGTGTTGACTTACTTGCGGCTGCGGCTGTAAATGCACAAATGGTCGTCGAAATTGGTAAAGTTTATGACTTACAATTAGACTTAGAAAGTGGTCGCGAATTAGCGTTATCTTTAGGGAAAACTTTAGTTAGTTTAGGTGTGGTTAAAGGCGCTGTCCAATTACTTTCTACCGCCCTACAATTGAATATTGCCACATATTTAGTCGGAAAAGCCATTCAAGGAGTAACTGGCGCTTATTTGACTCGAATCGCGGGGAAAAGCTTTATCGAATACTTCCGCCAAGGTCAAGACTGGGGCGATGGTGGCATTACCGAAGTCGTGCAGAGACAATTTAAGTTAGCACGAAAAGACGAATTTGTCAAGAGCTTTGTGAATCAGGCGATCGCGCAAGTAGTCAAACCGTTAACAGACAACTTTGAACAATTAGAACAGCCACAAGAGCCAGAAGAAACCGTAGAATTAGAAGTAGAAGAAGTTGTCATTGACGACTGGGAAATCCCCACTCCCAGACAAGATGATTGGTAA
- a CDS encoding putative 2-dehydropantoate 2-reductase gives MSSRSYAIIGTGAIGGFYGGCLQRSRHEVHFLLRSDYAEVQERGLIIESVQGDFTLPHVQAYHDPAKMPACDVAVVALKATQNHILRQILPHVLKDDGVVLLLQNGLGCELEIAEIVGSRRVIGGLCFICANKVGAGHIRHLDYGAVKLAEYADGYQACGITGKMREVAQDFEAAGIPVELGEDLARSRWEKLIWNIPYNGLSVVLDATTEEMMADKEMRLLITNLMQEVLLGAKSNGREIPESFVQKNLDHTDNMEPYLTSMKLDYDRQQPLEIEAIFGNPLRSAAAAGVSLPRIEMLYQQLKFLDRKNRS, from the coding sequence ATGTCTAGTCGTAGCTACGCAATTATTGGTACGGGTGCTATTGGTGGATTTTATGGAGGTTGTTTGCAGCGATCGCGCCACGAGGTACACTTTCTTTTACGCAGCGATTATGCTGAGGTGCAAGAGCGTGGTTTAATTATTGAATCTGTCCAAGGAGATTTTACCCTTCCTCACGTGCAAGCTTACCACGATCCGGCGAAAATGCCTGCTTGCGATGTGGCTGTGGTTGCGCTTAAGGCTACGCAAAACCATATTTTACGGCAAATATTACCTCATGTGCTGAAAGATGACGGGGTGGTTTTGCTGTTGCAAAATGGCTTAGGATGCGAACTGGAAATAGCCGAAATTGTTGGTTCTCGGCGAGTTATCGGCGGATTATGCTTTATTTGTGCGAATAAAGTCGGTGCGGGACATATTCGTCATTTGGACTACGGCGCAGTTAAACTTGCAGAATATGCTGATGGTTATCAAGCTTGTGGGATTACTGGGAAGATGCGCGAGGTTGCACAAGACTTTGAAGCTGCGGGAATACCAGTGGAGTTAGGGGAAGATTTAGCGCGATCGCGTTGGGAAAAGTTAATTTGGAATATACCATATAATGGGCTTTCTGTCGTTTTGGATGCCACCACTGAGGAAATGATGGCGGATAAAGAAATGCGGTTGTTGATTACCAATTTAATGCAGGAAGTGTTATTAGGAGCAAAAAGTAACGGACGAGAAATTCCTGAGAGTTTTGTGCAAAAAAATTTGGATCATACTGATAATATGGAACCTTATCTTACCAGTATGAAGCTCGATTATGACCGCCAACAACCTTTGGAAATAGAAGCAATTTTTGGTAATCCTTTACGAAGTGCTGCGGCTGCGGGAGTTAGTTTACCTCGGATTGAAATGTTGTATCAGCAATTGAAGTTTTTGGATCGTAAGAATAGAAGTTAA
- a CDS encoding HepT-like ribonuclease domain-containing protein, giving the protein MTDDQIYLEYIIQCIEHINEYTTTGREEFFTNSMIQDAVLRRLQTLAESTQRISADLKVRKTEIDWRSISGFRNILVHDYLGGIDLNVVWDVVEQDLPNLQAKLEEILQELGEI; this is encoded by the coding sequence ATGACAGATGACCAAATTTATCTAGAATATATTATTCAGTGTATTGAGCATATTAATGAATACACTACTACTGGGAGAGAAGAGTTTTTTACTAATTCTATGATTCAGGATGCAGTTCTCCGACGCTTACAGACTTTAGCTGAATCAACACAACGTATTTCTGCTGATTTAAAAGTAAGGAAAACTGAAATTGATTGGCGAAGTATTTCAGGTTTTCGGAATATTTTAGTTCATGATTATTTAGGAGGAATTGACTTAAATGTAGTTTGGGATGTAGTTGAGCAAGATTTGCCCAATTTGCAAGCAAAGCTTGAGGAAATTTTGCAGGAGTTAGGAGAAATTTAA
- a CDS encoding helix-turn-helix domain-containing protein, translating into MDLKPIKIEADYRQALAEVESLFDVELNTPEGNKLEILTTLIEAYESKHYPIELALPYEAILYYLESRNQPISSFIKGFKYRGVTEDLINETLNDIGKV; encoded by the coding sequence ATGGATTTGAAACCGATAAAAATAGAAGCAGATTATCGTCAAGCTTTAGCAGAAGTGGAAAGTCTTTTTGACGTAGAATTAAATACGCCAGAAGGAAATAAGTTAGAAATTCTCACAACATTAATTGAAGCGTATGAATCAAAACATTATCCGATTGAATTAGCTTTACCTTATGAGGCAATTCTTTACTATCTAGAAAGTCGTAATCAACCTATTTCTAGTTTCATTAAAGGGTTCAAATATAGGGGAGTGACTGAAGATTTGATTAATGAGACTTTGAATGACATAGGGAAAGTATAG
- a CDS encoding fasciclin domain-containing protein has product MKPVTQISKLALIGLLGLGSAVAVVSCSAPPEEQAQVEEGPGAEDSDTPAITAETGEEEAVDTAESEQPLETVQAEGGSIVEVITSNEQFSTLATAVEAAGLTETLAEGSYTVFAPTNEAFEALPPGTLDELLQPENQEQLVKVLQYHVLPQEVTSGEITPGNVATVEGSQIDISVDDATKAVKVNEAKVVQPDIEASNGVIHVVDEVILPPQS; this is encoded by the coding sequence AATTAGCTTTAATTGGCTTGTTAGGCTTAGGTAGTGCGGTAGCTGTAGTATCTTGTTCAGCCCCTCCTGAAGAACAAGCACAAGTAGAAGAAGGTCCTGGGGCTGAAGACTCAGACACTCCCGCTATAACTGCGGAAACAGGAGAAGAAGAAGCTGTAGACACCGCAGAAAGCGAACAACCCCTTGAAACAGTTCAAGCTGAAGGTGGAAGTATCGTTGAAGTAATTACTAGCAATGAACAATTTTCCACTTTAGCTACAGCAGTTGAAGCCGCAGGATTAACAGAAACTTTAGCAGAAGGTTCCTACACTGTATTTGCACCGACAAATGAAGCTTTTGAGGCTTTACCACCAGGAACACTCGATGAGTTGCTTCAGCCAGAAAATCAAGAACAACTGGTCAAAGTTTTGCAGTATCACGTGCTTCCTCAAGAAGTAACCTCTGGAGAAATTACTCCTGGAAATGTGGCTACTGTCGAAGGCTCTCAAATCGATATTAGCGTTGATGATGCTACTAAAGCAGTGAAGGTAAATGAGGCGAAAGTTGTCCAGCCAGATATTGAAGCTAGCAATGGCGTAATTCACGTGGTTGACGAGGTGATTTTACCTCCTCAAAGCTAA